The following nucleotide sequence is from Candidatus Cloacimonadota bacterium.
TTTTCAGTTTTCAGCCAAAATGCAATCCGGATCATGAAGAGCATTCCCGCCGGAAAAGTGTGTACTTATGGGCAGATTGCAGCTTTAGCAGGAAATAATCGCGGAGCAAGGCAGATCGTTCGACTGCTGAATTCTTCCTGGCAAAAAGAGAAACTTCCCTGGCATCGCATCATTAATAGCAAAGGAAAGATTTCTCTTCGACCGGGTGACGGCTATGAATATCAAAAATCGCTTT
It contains:
- a CDS encoding MGMT family protein; this encodes MFSVFSQNAIRIMKSIPAGKVCTYGQIAALAGNNRGARQIVRLLNSSWQKEKLPWHRIINSKGKISLRPGDGYEYQKSLLQAEGVQFDEKERIDFNKYLWKPSSKE